The following proteins are encoded in a genomic region of Cellulomonas sp. ES6:
- a CDS encoding acetyl-CoA C-acetyltransferase: MAATPSTTPTPATRRAVVVGGNRIPFARSGGRYARVGNLDMLTAALDGLVARYGLQDEVLGEVVAGAVLKHSRDFNLTREAVLGSPLSARTPAYDLQQACATGLEAVVSVANKIRLGQVESGIAGGVDTASDVPITVSEGLRRTLLTLARARSVPQRLKAAAALRPGDLKPVTPRTDEPRTGLSMGEHQALTTAQWGITRAAQDELALASHQRLAAAYDTGFFDDLVTPYRGLVRDQNLRPDTSLEKLGSLKPVFGTRLDTPATMTAGNSTPLTDGASTVLLASEDWARERGLTPLAAVVDAETAAVDFVHGEDGLLMAPVFAVPRLLARQGLTLADLDYVEIHEAFAATVLSTLAAWEDKEFCLTRLGLDDALGSVDRDRLNVHGSSLAAGHPFAATGGRIVATTAQQLHRRRAELLAAGEDRPVRALVSVCAAGGLGVAAILEAV; encoded by the coding sequence ATGGCAGCCACGCCCAGCACGACCCCGACGCCGGCCACGCGCCGCGCCGTGGTGGTCGGCGGCAACCGGATCCCGTTCGCCCGCTCCGGCGGGCGGTACGCGCGGGTCGGCAACCTCGACATGCTCACCGCGGCGCTCGACGGGCTCGTCGCGCGCTACGGCCTCCAGGACGAGGTGCTCGGGGAGGTGGTGGCCGGCGCCGTCCTCAAGCACAGCCGCGACTTCAACCTCACCCGCGAGGCCGTGCTCGGGTCGCCGCTGTCGGCCCGCACGCCCGCCTACGACCTGCAGCAGGCCTGCGCGACCGGCCTCGAGGCCGTCGTGTCGGTGGCCAACAAGATCCGGCTCGGGCAGGTCGAGTCGGGCATCGCGGGCGGCGTCGACACCGCGTCCGACGTCCCGATCACCGTCAGCGAGGGGCTGCGCCGCACGCTGCTGACGCTCGCCCGGGCGCGGTCCGTCCCCCAGCGGCTCAAGGCCGCCGCCGCGCTGCGCCCCGGGGACCTCAAGCCCGTCACCCCGCGCACCGACGAGCCGCGCACCGGCCTGTCGATGGGCGAGCACCAGGCGCTCACGACGGCGCAGTGGGGCATCACCCGCGCCGCCCAGGACGAGCTCGCGCTCGCCAGCCACCAGCGGCTCGCGGCGGCCTACGACACCGGGTTCTTCGACGACCTCGTGACGCCGTACCGCGGGCTGGTCCGCGACCAGAACCTGCGGCCCGACACCTCGCTCGAGAAGCTCGGTTCGCTCAAGCCGGTGTTCGGCACCCGGCTCGACACCCCGGCGACGATGACCGCCGGCAACTCCACGCCGCTGACCGACGGCGCGTCCACCGTGCTGCTGGCCTCCGAGGACTGGGCCCGCGAGCGCGGGCTGACCCCGCTCGCCGCCGTCGTCGACGCCGAGACCGCGGCCGTCGACTTCGTGCACGGCGAGGACGGGCTGCTCATGGCGCCTGTGTTCGCGGTGCCGCGCCTGCTCGCCCGGCAGGGGCTGACGCTCGCCGACCTCGACTACGTGGAGATCCACGAGGCCTTCGCCGCCACGGTGCTCAGCACCCTCGCCGCGTGGGAGGACAAGGAGTTCTGCCTCACGCGCCTCGGGCTGGACGACGCGCTGGGCTCCGTCGACCGCGACCGGCTCAACGTGCACGGGTCCTCGCTCGCGGCCGGGCACCCGTTCGCCGCCACCGGAGGGCGGATCGTCGCGACGACCGCCCAGCAGCTCCACCGCCGTCGCGCCGAGCTGCTGGCCGCCGGCGAGGACCGGCCGGTGCGGGCCCTGGTGTCCGTGTGCGCCGCCGGCGGCCTCGGCGTCGCCGCGATCCTGGAGGCCGTGTGA
- a CDS encoding alpha/beta hydrolase, with protein sequence MTSPRVVVLHGYQADPGAHWFGWLAADLAPDGVEVGVPALPDPHAPDPDAWVAAARAAIGRPDERTVVVGHSLGCVTALHALSATPGAWRLGGLVLASGFDAPPPAVPEVAAFTATVPDHARVLASTAARHVVGSDDDAIVDPALTRALAERLDATYDVVPGGGHLLAREGFTTLPVVRDRVRAALGLPAR encoded by the coding sequence GTGACCTCACCGCGTGTCGTCGTGCTGCACGGCTACCAGGCCGACCCGGGCGCCCACTGGTTCGGCTGGCTCGCCGCGGACCTCGCCCCGGACGGCGTCGAGGTGGGCGTGCCCGCGCTCCCCGACCCGCACGCCCCCGACCCGGACGCCTGGGTCGCCGCCGCGCGCGCCGCGATCGGCAGGCCGGACGAGCGGACGGTGGTGGTCGGGCACAGCCTCGGGTGTGTCACGGCCCTGCACGCGCTGTCCGCGACACCGGGCGCGTGGCGGCTGGGCGGGCTGGTGCTCGCCTCGGGGTTCGACGCGCCGCCGCCCGCCGTGCCGGAGGTCGCGGCGTTCACGGCGACGGTCCCGGACCACGCCCGGGTCTTGGCGTCGACGGCCGCGCGGCACGTGGTCGGGTCCGACGACGACGCGATCGTCGACCCGGCGCTCACCCGGGCGCTCGCGGAGCGGCTGGACGCCACGTACGACGTCGTCCCGGGTGGCGGGCACCTGCTGGCGCGCGAGGGGTTCACGACCCTGCCGGTGGTGCGCGACCGGGTCCGGGCCGCGCTGGGTCTGCCCGCGCGCTGA
- a CDS encoding TetR/AcrR family transcriptional regulator translates to MSPITRDPSTPTGTRPAADRSGTDAGPAPARTDDGRSTRWEDHREARRAELVRVARRVVHHTGPDVSMEDIASAAGTSKSIVYRYFTDKDGLQLAVAAAVVADIRAALDAVAADASTPRDALRGMVDTYLAMIEGSPHVYAFVTRGGSVGAFLDSVTELVAAPFVRALGGDDGPAAPDAAWARLWASGAVGFVRGAGESWLASRGAAGSADAAPDDAAHDDAAPAPADAAPDDRQEVAARVAAWLWAGPVGVLTRTARAAGAVPGTADPSRVDDDAPTPGEHR, encoded by the coding sequence GTGAGCCCCATCACACGGGACCCGTCGACGCCGACGGGCACGCGGCCCGCCGCCGACCGGTCCGGCACCGACGCCGGGCCCGCCCCCGCGCGCACCGACGACGGCCGCTCCACCCGCTGGGAGGACCACCGCGAGGCCCGGCGTGCCGAGCTCGTGCGGGTCGCCCGCCGGGTCGTCCACCACACCGGGCCGGACGTCTCGATGGAGGACATCGCGTCGGCTGCCGGGACGTCCAAGTCGATCGTGTACCGGTACTTCACCGACAAGGACGGCCTGCAGCTCGCCGTCGCCGCGGCCGTGGTCGCCGACATCCGCGCCGCCCTCGACGCCGTGGCCGCCGACGCGTCCACGCCCCGTGACGCCCTGCGGGGCATGGTCGACACCTACCTCGCGATGATCGAGGGCTCGCCGCACGTGTACGCGTTCGTCACCCGCGGCGGGTCGGTCGGGGCGTTCCTCGACTCGGTGACCGAGCTCGTGGCGGCCCCGTTCGTGCGGGCCCTCGGCGGCGACGACGGACCTGCCGCGCCCGACGCCGCGTGGGCCCGGCTGTGGGCATCCGGGGCCGTCGGGTTCGTGCGGGGAGCGGGGGAGAGCTGGCTCGCGTCCCGCGGGGCCGCGGGCTCGGCCGACGCCGCGCCCGACGACGCCGCGCACGACGACGCCGCGCCCGCGCCCGCCGACGCCGCGCCCGACGACCGCCAGGAGGTCGCCGCCCGCGTCGCCGCGTGGCTGTGGGCCGGCCCGGTCGGCGTCCTGACCCGCACCGCCCGCGCCGCCGGTGCCGTACCTGGCACCGCCGACCCGTCCCGCGTCGACGACGACGCACCGACACCAGGGGAGCACCGATGA
- a CDS encoding 3-oxoacyl-ACP reductase, giving the protein MTTDRYLDLVNDGLTSKIAKQLGLPRPARLHRYRAGAPLVDGPVLVLGEGPDADALARLLAGTSADHKGWDLDVRRHATEGTRFAAVVLALSEVTHPEALAGPLLALAPVLRTLTPHGRVVTVSRPATPDQAPAVAAARQGVDGALRSVAKELRAGATANGVVVADGVPVTAPAALGALRFLLSARSAYVDGQLLAVDSDAGTLPADWDQPLAGRVAVVTGAARGIGEAITTTLARDGATVVAVDVPAAGEALAAVANRVRGTALQLDVTAEDSGARILEHALARHGRLDVVVHNAGITRDKLLANMTPDRWESVIAVNVAAQLRINEALLTSGDFADAPRIVSLASTSGIAGNRGQTNYAASKGGVIGMVQATAPLLAAFGGTANAVAPGFIETDMTARMPALTRQVARRLSSLQQGGLPVDVAEAVAFLASPPAGGVVGQVLRVCGQSMVGR; this is encoded by the coding sequence ATGACGACCGACCGCTACCTCGACCTCGTCAACGACGGGCTCACCTCGAAGATCGCGAAGCAGCTCGGCCTGCCGCGTCCCGCGCGCCTGCACCGGTACCGCGCCGGGGCCCCGCTCGTCGACGGACCGGTGCTCGTGCTCGGCGAGGGGCCGGACGCCGACGCGCTCGCCCGCCTGCTCGCCGGGACGTCGGCCGACCACAAGGGCTGGGACCTCGACGTCCGGCGGCACGCCACCGAGGGCACCCGGTTCGCGGCGGTCGTGCTGGCGCTCAGCGAGGTCACGCACCCGGAGGCGCTCGCCGGCCCGCTGCTCGCCCTCGCGCCCGTGCTGCGGACGCTCACCCCGCACGGCCGCGTCGTGACGGTCTCCCGGCCCGCCACCCCCGACCAGGCACCGGCGGTCGCCGCCGCCCGGCAGGGCGTGGACGGTGCGCTGCGCTCCGTGGCCAAGGAGCTGCGCGCCGGCGCGACCGCCAACGGCGTGGTCGTCGCGGACGGTGTGCCCGTCACCGCCCCGGCCGCCCTCGGCGCGCTGCGGTTCCTGCTGTCCGCGCGGTCGGCGTACGTCGACGGCCAGCTCCTCGCGGTCGACTCCGACGCCGGGACGCTGCCCGCCGACTGGGACCAGCCGCTCGCCGGGCGCGTCGCCGTCGTCACCGGCGCCGCCCGCGGCATCGGCGAGGCCATCACCACGACGCTCGCCCGGGACGGCGCGACCGTCGTGGCGGTGGACGTCCCCGCCGCCGGCGAGGCGCTGGCGGCCGTCGCCAACCGCGTGCGCGGGACCGCGCTGCAGCTCGACGTCACCGCCGAGGACTCCGGGGCGCGGATCCTCGAGCACGCGCTGGCCCGGCACGGCCGGCTCGACGTCGTCGTGCACAACGCCGGGATCACGCGGGACAAGCTGCTCGCCAACATGACGCCCGACCGCTGGGAGTCCGTCATCGCCGTGAACGTCGCGGCCCAGCTCCGCATCAACGAGGCGCTGCTGACCTCCGGCGACTTCGCCGACGCCCCCCGGATCGTGTCGCTCGCGTCCACCTCCGGCATCGCCGGCAACCGCGGCCAGACCAACTACGCCGCGTCCAAGGGCGGCGTGATCGGCATGGTCCAGGCCACCGCGCCCCTGCTGGCGGCGTTCGGCGGCACGGCGAACGCGGTCGCGCCCGGGTTCATCGAGACCGACATGACCGCCCGGATGCCCGCCCTCACCCGGCAGGTCGCGCGGCGGCTGTCCTCGCTGCAGCAGGGCGGGCTGCCGGTCGACGTCGCCGAGGCGGTCGCGTTCCTCGCGTCCCCGCCGGCCGGCGGCGTCGTCGGGCAGGTGCTGCGGGTGTGCGGGCAGAGCATGGTGGGCCGGTGA
- a CDS encoding ABC transporter ATP-binding protein, with the protein MTAPLLEAADVTRVFGGTTRALDGVSVRVEAGRSIGIVGESGSGKSTLLRLLLGLDSPTSGVVRYRGETLDRRDRALLRRLRADVQPVFQDPRSSLDPRMRIGAVVAEPLRSLRVPGDHRARVAEVLAAVGLDPDVVSRYPAQFSGGQRQRIAIARALAPSPSVLVADEPVSALDVSVRGQVVELLQRLAAEQGLTLVLVSHDIAVVGRLCEQTVVLHHGRVVEEGATASVLAEPREAYTRRLLAAVPQLPA; encoded by the coding sequence GTGACCGCCCCGCTGCTCGAGGCCGCCGACGTCACCCGCGTGTTCGGCGGGACCACCCGCGCGCTGGACGGCGTGTCCGTGCGCGTCGAGGCGGGCCGCAGCATCGGCATCGTCGGCGAGTCCGGCTCCGGCAAGTCGACGCTGCTGCGCCTGCTGCTCGGGCTGGACTCCCCGACGTCCGGGGTCGTGCGCTACCGGGGCGAGACCCTCGACCGCCGCGACCGGGCGCTGCTGCGCCGGCTGCGCGCCGATGTCCAGCCGGTGTTCCAGGACCCGCGCTCCTCGCTCGACCCACGGATGCGGATCGGGGCGGTCGTCGCCGAGCCGCTGCGCTCGCTGCGCGTCCCCGGCGACCACCGGGCGCGCGTCGCGGAGGTCCTGGCGGCGGTGGGCCTCGACCCCGACGTCGTGTCGCGGTACCCGGCGCAGTTCTCCGGCGGGCAGCGGCAGCGGATCGCGATCGCCCGTGCGCTCGCCCCGTCGCCGTCGGTGCTGGTCGCGGACGAGCCGGTGTCGGCGCTCGACGTGTCGGTGCGCGGGCAGGTCGTCGAGCTGCTGCAGCGGCTCGCCGCCGAGCAGGGGCTGACGCTGGTGCTGGTGTCGCACGACATCGCGGTCGTCGGGCGGCTGTGCGAGCAGACCGTCGTGCTGCACCACGGCCGGGTCGTGGAGGAAGGCGCGACCGCGTCCGTGCTCGCGGAGCCGCGGGAGGCGTACACGCGGCGGCTGCTCGCCGCGGTGCCGCAGCTCCCCGCCTGA
- a CDS encoding acyl-CoA dehydrogenase has protein sequence MTTTAPRPSAGPATRPTATVRPSGAGHAPSPDGSDAHVDVAALTDVLLGRYADLRRGARAVVADPRFQRVEGLPVAEHRTRVLEQLRLLASEGDVLRAFPTALGGADDHGGSLARFEELVAADPSLQIKAGVQWGLYASAILHLGTQRHHERLLPGAMSVDVPGAFAMTETGHGSDVASIATTATYDPATQEFVLHTPYRAAWKDYLGNAGQHGTAAVVFAHLVSQGPADPRPVDHGVHAFHVPIRDEATGEFLPGVGGEDDGLKGGLNGIDNGRLWFDHVRVPREDLLDRYGAVAEDGTYTSPIASPGRRFFTMLGTLVQGRVSLDGAAVNAAKLGLVVAVTYGNQRRQFAGASPTDEVVLLDYAEHRRRLLPLLAETYAATFAHEHLLAAFDDVFSGRDDTPDSREELETLAAALKPTSTWHALRTLQTCREACGGAGFLTANRLTSLRADLDVYVTFEGDNTVLYQLVGKRLLARYGQQVGGDPAVLARLVAGRAADAALHRMPLARAAQTLVDAGDARRSAGQLRDPHTQRSLLADRVATMVAELAQALRPARRAAPEVAAQLFDAHQHELVEAARAHAELLQWEAFTRALDTVPDAGTRQVLTWLRDLFGLTVIERNLAWYLVNGRLSAGRARTVTSYIERLLLRLRPHAQDLVDAFGYGPEHVRAEIASGAEAARQAEAREAQRAARAAGTEPVPEPKPAR, from the coding sequence ATGACCACCACCGCGCCCCGGCCCTCCGCCGGACCCGCGACCCGCCCCACCGCCACCGTGCGCCCGTCCGGCGCCGGCCACGCGCCGTCCCCGGACGGCAGCGACGCGCACGTGGACGTCGCCGCGCTCACCGACGTGCTGCTCGGCCGCTACGCCGACCTGCGCCGCGGCGCCCGGGCGGTCGTCGCCGACCCGCGGTTCCAGCGCGTCGAGGGTCTGCCCGTCGCGGAGCACCGCACCCGCGTGCTCGAGCAGCTCCGCCTGCTGGCGTCGGAGGGGGACGTGCTGCGGGCGTTCCCGACGGCGCTCGGGGGAGCGGACGACCACGGCGGCTCGCTGGCCCGGTTCGAGGAGCTGGTCGCGGCCGACCCGTCGCTCCAGATCAAGGCCGGCGTGCAGTGGGGGCTGTACGCCTCGGCGATCCTGCACCTCGGCACGCAGCGCCACCACGAGCGGCTGCTGCCGGGGGCGATGTCCGTCGACGTGCCCGGGGCGTTCGCGATGACGGAGACCGGTCACGGCTCGGACGTCGCGAGCATCGCCACCACCGCCACGTACGACCCGGCGACCCAGGAGTTCGTCCTGCACACCCCGTACCGCGCGGCGTGGAAGGACTACCTCGGCAACGCGGGGCAGCACGGCACCGCGGCCGTCGTGTTCGCGCACCTCGTCTCCCAGGGGCCGGCGGACCCGCGCCCGGTCGACCACGGCGTGCACGCGTTCCACGTCCCCATCCGCGACGAAGCGACCGGGGAGTTCCTCCCGGGCGTCGGCGGGGAGGACGACGGGTTGAAGGGCGGCCTCAACGGCATCGACAACGGCCGGCTCTGGTTCGACCACGTCCGCGTGCCGCGCGAGGACCTGCTCGACCGGTACGGCGCGGTGGCGGAGGACGGCACCTACACCTCCCCGATCGCCAGCCCGGGCCGGCGGTTCTTCACGATGCTCGGGACGTTGGTGCAGGGCCGGGTGTCCCTGGACGGCGCGGCCGTCAACGCCGCGAAGCTCGGGCTGGTCGTCGCGGTCACCTACGGCAACCAGCGCCGGCAGTTCGCCGGGGCGTCGCCGACCGACGAGGTGGTGCTGCTCGACTACGCCGAGCACCGCCGCCGGCTGCTCCCGCTGCTCGCCGAGACGTACGCGGCGACCTTCGCGCACGAGCACCTGCTCGCCGCGTTCGACGACGTGTTCTCCGGCCGCGACGACACCCCGGACTCCCGCGAGGAGCTCGAGACGCTGGCGGCCGCCCTCAAGCCGACGTCGACGTGGCACGCGCTGCGGACCCTCCAGACCTGCCGCGAGGCGTGCGGCGGCGCGGGGTTCCTCACGGCGAACCGGCTCACGTCGCTGCGCGCCGACCTCGACGTGTACGTGACGTTCGAGGGCGACAACACCGTGCTCTACCAGCTCGTCGGCAAGCGGCTGCTCGCCCGGTACGGCCAGCAGGTCGGCGGCGACCCGGCCGTGCTCGCCCGCCTCGTCGCCGGCAGGGCGGCCGACGCGGCGCTGCACCGGATGCCCCTGGCGCGCGCCGCGCAGACCCTCGTCGACGCCGGCGACGCGCGCCGCTCCGCGGGGCAGCTGCGGGACCCGCACACCCAGCGGTCCCTGCTCGCCGACCGGGTCGCCACGATGGTCGCCGAGCTCGCGCAGGCGCTGCGCCCCGCCCGGCGGGCCGCCCCCGAGGTCGCCGCGCAGCTGTTCGACGCCCACCAGCACGAGCTCGTCGAGGCGGCGCGCGCCCACGCGGAGCTGCTCCAGTGGGAGGCGTTCACCCGCGCGCTCGACACCGTGCCGGACGCCGGCACCCGCCAGGTGCTCACGTGGCTGCGCGACCTGTTCGGCCTGACGGTGATCGAGCGGAACCTCGCCTGGTACCTCGTGAACGGCCGGCTGTCCGCCGGACGCGCCCGCACGGTCACGTCCTACATCGAGCGGCTGCTGCTCCGGCTGCGACCCCACGCGCAGGACCTGGTCGACGCGTTCGGGTACGGCCCCGAGCACGTCCGGGCCGAGATCGCGTCCGGCGCCGAGGCGGCGCGGCAGGCCGAGGCCCGCGAGGCCCAGCGCGCGGCGCGGGCGGCCGGCACGGAGCCCGTCCCGGAGCCCAAGCCGGCGCGCTGA